Proteins encoded within one genomic window of Streptomyces taklimakanensis:
- a CDS encoding DUF58 domain-containing protein has translation MALTGRTALIAALGALLVGLLLPSWTGLLAVEIPLLLAILYDLVRAAPVRKLLFTRSGDTSVRLGEPAEVHLTVTNPSNRPLRADLRDAWPPSSRPAGSEFAESRHRLTVPAGERHRVTTHLRPTRRGDRRAVRVTVRSYGPLGLAARQGGHSVPWTVRVLPPFTSRKHLPARLSRLRELDGRTSVLTRGEGTEFDSLREYIPGDDTRSIDWRATARQTGVAVRTWRPERDRHILTVLDTGRTSAGRVGDIPRLDAAMDAALLLAALASRAGDRFDLLAHDRRVRASVRGRTARDLLPALVTAMAPLEPALVESDARSMVSAVLHGASQRSLVVLLTGLDLSPVEEGLLPVLPLLTQRHTVVVASVSDPRVEEMARARGTLDAVYGAAAAARTQNERRDTAARLRRHGVTVVDATPTELAPALADTYLALKAAGRL, from the coding sequence ATGGCTCTCACCGGACGAACGGCTCTCATCGCCGCCCTCGGCGCACTCCTCGTAGGCCTTCTGTTGCCGAGTTGGACCGGCCTGCTCGCCGTCGAAATCCCCCTGCTGCTCGCAATTCTGTACGACCTCGTACGAGCGGCACCAGTCCGAAAGCTCCTTTTCACCCGTTCCGGTGATACGTCAGTTCGACTCGGAGAGCCGGCCGAGGTGCACCTCACCGTCACCAACCCGTCGAACCGTCCCCTCCGCGCCGACCTGCGCGACGCCTGGCCCCCCAGTAGCCGGCCCGCCGGGTCGGAGTTCGCCGAGTCCCGGCACCGACTGACCGTCCCCGCCGGAGAACGTCACCGCGTCACCACCCATCTGCGTCCGACCCGGCGCGGCGACCGCCGAGCAGTCCGCGTCACGGTGCGCTCCTACGGCCCTCTGGGCCTCGCGGCACGTCAGGGTGGCCACTCCGTGCCCTGGACCGTACGCGTCCTGCCGCCCTTCACCAGCCGCAAGCACCTGCCCGCGCGGCTCTCCCGACTCCGGGAACTCGACGGACGCACCAGTGTCCTCACCCGTGGCGAGGGCACCGAGTTCGACAGCCTCCGGGAGTACATCCCCGGGGACGACACGCGCTCCATCGACTGGCGCGCCACCGCCCGTCAGACCGGTGTCGCCGTCCGTACCTGGCGCCCCGAGCGGGACCGCCACATCCTGACCGTCCTCGACACCGGCCGTACGTCGGCGGGACGCGTCGGTGACATCCCCCGTCTCGACGCCGCGATGGACGCCGCCCTGCTGCTGGCCGCCCTCGCGTCCCGTGCCGGCGACCGCTTCGACCTGCTGGCCCACGATCGCCGGGTGCGCGCCTCCGTACGGGGAAGAACCGCCCGGGACCTCCTGCCCGCGCTGGTCACCGCGATGGCCCCGCTCGAACCCGCCCTGGTCGAGTCCGACGCGCGGAGCATGGTCTCGGCCGTACTCCACGGCGCCTCACAGCGATCGCTCGTCGTCCTCCTCACCGGCCTCGATCTCTCCCCCGTGGAAGAGGGACTTCTCCCGGTGCTCCCGCTGCTCACCCAGCGCCACACGGTCGTGGTCGCGTCGGTCTCCGACCCCCGTGTCGAGGAGATGGCCCGCGCCCGCGGCACGCTCGACGCCGTCTACGGAGCCGCCGCGGCGGCCAGGACACAGAACGAACGTCGTGACACCGCGGCCCGACTCCGTCGGCACGGCGTCACGGTCGTGGACGCCACTCCCACGGAGCTGGCCCCCGCCCTGGCCGACACGTACCTCGCCCTCAAGGCGGCGGGCCGCCTCTGA
- a CDS encoding AAA family ATPase, with protein MSAPSADSARAALEALRGEISKAVVGQDAAVTGLVVALLCRGHVLLEGVPGVAKTLLVRALAATLELDTKRVQFTPDLMPSDVTGSLIYDNRTAEFSFQPGPVFTNLLLADEINRTPPKTQASLLEAMEERQVSVEGTARKLPNPFLVAATQNPVEYEGTYPLPEAQLDRFLLKLQIPLPSRDEEVSVLTRHAEGFDPRDLAAAGVRRVAGPAELDAARAAVAKTSISPEVAGYVVDICRATRESPSLSLGASPRGATALLSTARAWAWLTGRDYVTPDDVKALALPTLRHRLRLRPEAEMEGVTADSVITSILAHVPVPR; from the coding sequence CGCCCCTTCCGCCGACAGCGCCCGCGCCGCCCTCGAGGCCCTGCGCGGTGAGATCTCCAAGGCCGTGGTCGGTCAGGACGCCGCCGTCACCGGCCTCGTCGTCGCCCTGCTCTGTCGCGGGCACGTGCTGCTGGAGGGTGTCCCGGGCGTCGCCAAGACCCTCCTCGTCCGGGCCCTGGCCGCCACGCTGGAACTCGACACCAAACGTGTCCAGTTCACCCCCGACCTGATGCCGAGCGACGTCACCGGTTCCCTCATCTACGACAACCGCACGGCCGAGTTCTCCTTCCAACCGGGACCGGTCTTCACCAACCTCCTCCTCGCCGACGAAATCAACCGCACGCCCCCCAAGACACAGGCTTCCCTCCTGGAAGCCATGGAGGAGCGGCAGGTCTCCGTCGAGGGGACCGCGCGCAAGCTTCCGAACCCGTTCCTGGTGGCCGCCACCCAGAACCCCGTCGAGTACGAGGGCACCTATCCCCTCCCCGAGGCCCAACTCGACCGCTTCCTGCTGAAGTTGCAGATTCCGCTGCCCTCCCGTGACGAGGAGGTGAGCGTCCTCACCCGGCATGCCGAGGGCTTCGACCCACGTGATCTGGCGGCCGCCGGGGTTCGACGGGTGGCGGGCCCCGCCGAGCTCGACGCGGCCCGCGCCGCGGTCGCCAAGACCTCCATCTCCCCGGAAGTCGCCGGCTACGTCGTCGATATCTGCCGTGCCACTCGTGAATCCCCCTCGCTCTCCCTGGGCGCCTCACCCCGTGGCGCCACCGCCCTGCTCTCCACCGCCCGCGCCTGGGCCTGGCTGACCGGCCGCGACTACGTCACCCCCGACGATGTGAAGGCCCTCGCCCTGCCCACCCTCCGCCACCGCCTCAGACTGCGGCCCGAGGCAGAGATGGAGGGGGTCACCGCGGACAGTGTGATCACCTCGATCCTTGCCCACGTCCCCGTACCCCGCTGA